From Mycobacterium colombiense CECT 3035:
GCTCGCGGCGGCGGTCATGGTGGGCTGGCCGGCCGCGGCCGAGCCACCGTCGTGCGGCAGCCTGGGCGGCAGCGTCGAGGCCGGCCAGATGTGCCGCCTGCACGCCACCGGCCCGAACTACACGCTCAACATGACCTTCCCCGCCGACTATCCGGACGGGCAGGCGCTGACCGACTACGTCACCCAGAACCGCGACGGCTTCGTCGCCGTCGCGCAGAGTTCCGGGGGGCGCGACCAGCCCTACCAGCTCGAGGCCACCACCGAGCAGCGCTTCGCCGGGCAGCCGCCGCACAACACCCGCAGCGTCGTGCTCAAGTTCTTCCAGGACGTCGGGGGAGCGCACTCGTCGATCTGGTACAAGGCGTTCAACTACAACCTGGGGACCAAGCAGCCCATCACCTTCGACAACCTGTTTCCTCCGGGCGCCACGCCGCTGGACGCCATCTTCCCGATCGTGCAGCGCGACCTGGAACGCCAAACCCCTTTGGGCGCCGCGATTCTGCCGTCGACCGGACATGACCCGACGCACTACCAGAACTTCGCCATCACCGACGACCAGCTGATCTTCTACTTCGCCCCGGGCGAGATGCTGCCGGCGTTCGGTGGGCCGTTGCAGGCCCAGGTGCCGCGCAACGCGATCCCGCCGCTGGCGATCTAGTCCCGCCGCCGGCGACCCGCCTAGACCGGGCCGGCCCGCAACTCCATGGCCACGGCGCCCAGCGCCAGCGCCACCTGCGCGATGCAACCGATGAGCGGGACGAAGAACGCCCGCCTGCGCCGCACCAGGAAATACACGGCGACGACGATGTCGGCGACCAGGAGGGCGGCGCCGCCCCAGGTGCCCAGGTTCATGGCCCGGTCGATCCAGGCGGGGTCGCCGCATCGCCGGGAGCCGCAGGGGTCGGTGGTCATCACCAGCAGGCCCAGCAGCACGAAGCTGGCCGCGTAGAGGCCGCCGTGGATGACCAGCAGGACGGACGTCGCCGCGATGTCGGCGGTGCTGGCGCGCGGGCTTGTGGTGGTCTGGGTGG
This genomic window contains:
- a CDS encoding esterase, which gives rise to MRYPIAAALLAAAVMVGWPAAAEPPSCGSLGGSVEAGQMCRLHATGPNYTLNMTFPADYPDGQALTDYVTQNRDGFVAVAQSSGGRDQPYQLEATTEQRFAGQPPHNTRSVVLKFFQDVGGAHSSIWYKAFNYNLGTKQPITFDNLFPPGATPLDAIFPIVQRDLERQTPLGAAILPSTGHDPTHYQNFAITDDQLIFYFAPGEMLPAFGGPLQAQVPRNAIPPLAI